Genomic window (Oncorhynchus masou masou isolate Uvic2021 chromosome 9, UVic_Omas_1.1, whole genome shotgun sequence):
CACTGACGAGAACATCCGCAAGGGGCTCATCCCCAAACCCCCTCCTCCCATCCGAGACACCTACATGATGTTCGGCAACCAGTTCCAGTGTGACGACCTGATCATCCGACCGCTGGAGAGCCAGGGCATCGAGCGGCTCCACCCCATGCAGTTCCACCACAAACGGGAGCTCAAGAAGCTCAACATGTCCATCCTGGTGAATTTCCTGGATCTCCTGGACATCCTGATCAAGAGCCCTGGCagtataaagagagaggagaagctgGAGGACCTGAAACTGCTGTTTGTCCACATGCACCATCTGATCAATGAGTACCGTCCGCACCAGGCCAGAGAGACCCTGAGGGTGATGATGGAAGTGCAGAAGAGACAGCGACTGGAGACTGCAGAGAGGTTCCAGAAACATCtggagagggtggtggagatgATCCAGGGGTGCCTGGCCTCCCTGCCCCATGACCTGCCCCAGACTGAGGGCTTGAGTGGGGCAGGGGATGTGGCGAGGGGTGTTGGGATTGGTGGGGGGTTGGATGCCAGGCTAAAGACTGAGCCCATGGACGTGGAGGAGGCTGGGACTAGCTGTATGGCTGTTGGGCCACAACAGGACAAAAGCATGGGTGGTGCTGCTAAGAAAGACAGAGTATTGGACAAGGATGCTGCCATGTGTAGTATTATCGACGAGATCGCCTGAGTTGTGTGTTTAGAGCTAGGGGTCTCTACAGCAGGGTGCAACGGTGAAGAACGTTCAGATAGAAAATTGTTCTGTAGAGCAATGGTTGTCTGTAGAATAGTGAATCGACCACTCTGTTCATTATATTTCTATATGCAACGTTCAGAATCAGAATGGTTCACCTTGCTGAATATAGGTTTTTCCTGGTCATTATGCTTGTCTCATTGGTCTCGGTTGAATTGTGTCGTATGCTTAATGTAGTTATGATCACGTATGCTGTCCGCAGTTATAGTATCTTTTCTTAAGTCAAAGCTTTACTGAAATGATGTGTCATGGACTATGAAGACGCTCCTTCCATGAGTTGAGACACTTGGGGTATCATTGGGGTTTAGATGCTGGTAAAATTCATCATTTGATAAAGTTTTAATAAACTAATTTCTACGTCCTATAACAATTTATatacttatttaaaaaaaatggttgaATTAGAGAAATAATTAGGCCTACCACCTTTTCTATTATGCCACTGGTTGGTTCTGCTGAATCCTTTCAAGGTGTCTTAAAACTGGGTCTTGGCTGTAAAACACTTTTCTACTTTTCAAATTATATTTCTTACCTTAGGTTAGTCCCTGTGAAAACAAACCAAATATATTCTTAGGAGCTGAACTGCATTATAAAATGTAGTCCAAGAATGCTTTATCTTGTGCTTTCTATGATCAAACCTGAACCTTATTCACACATCATAGCCTTATGTGATTGAATATCAGTGTCCCAGTAACTTGCAAACAGCCACTGCAACAGTCttagttagagagaggggggcaggtcCGTGAAGCTTTGTGTGTAGCAGCTTGATATGTAAGATATCAGAGATCTGCCATACACTGCCTCAGGCTGTCTCTGTCACTGTTTGGCTGGATAGGTCAGGGACAGGTTGGAGTGTAGTTACATACAGACACACTCAGGGGGGGAAGTTTCCCCTAGCCTATTCAGGGACAGGTTGGTGTGTAGTTACAGGCAcactgtgggggtgggggggcgcacgcacacacacacacacacacacacccaaagcATTTAGTAGAGATGCTGATTTATGCAGACTAAACTAAGAATAGTTAAACGCTTAATGGGTAAATCAACAACTTTTAGACGATGCCATGTATCCTGAAGTAGAAACTGTTGCTGAAACTTTGGTGATTTACCCATTTAATTGTTGGAAGCAGTTGTATAGTGTGCAACTCTTTAATGAAGTTTCCCCTAACTACATCTGTTGCTAGGGGAAACTATCAGCTTCCCCAATTCTAACTTGAACCAATAGTGGGGGAAATGGCCGCGGTGACTACACCCAGACAGCCCGCTTGGCTCTGTCTGCACTCTCACAGTTACCAACATACTAACAGTGTAATCAGTGTTGTGTAGGCTTGGTCTGTGCTATGTAACTAACACATGCAGTAATGTGAGTTTGCTCATTGGCTGTGTTTAGCTCCTATTAGAAGACGGATAGTTGGTGACATACAAGGAAATTGAATCCTTACACAACATGGGATGAGCTAGTACTGCAGGCAGGCCTGGGTTGTGTAAGCGAAGGTTTGCATAAGTGCACTTTAGTCCCATAAACAGAGACACGCTGAACCACTAGGTGGATTCAGATTTCCTTACTATGGCATATATACAGGCCTTGAATTGATGTGCTGTTCGGTTTGGATCAAGGAGGACAGACATAACACTACCCTTGAAATGTCAATCTGAATCTCCATTCCTGTTTtatgaaaacatgttttgttaTTGAACTCGTTGGGAAACACAATTGCCTTGTTTGTTTTTCTGTATGTAATGTAGTAGCCTAGATACTGCTATCTCTGATTCAACATGTCTGTGaagcctgtagtcacatcaggcatGCATTTTTTTTCAACAGGAGCACAATACATTACCTAACACTACTGCCCCAGATATCAAACTACTAGTCAAACCAGAGAGACCTACATTTAAGTGGTTGCTATAGTGACAGAATGATTATGAATGGTAGGTGGCCAATGAAAGACGGGA
Coding sequences:
- the LOC135545564 gene encoding mediator of RNA polymerase II transcription subunit 7-like; the encoded protein is MGEPQQVSALPPPPMQYIKEYTDENIRKGLIPKPPPPIRDTYMMFGNQFQCDDLIIRPLESQGIERLHPMQFHHKRELKKLNMSILVNFLDLLDILIKSPGSIKREEKLEDLKLLFVHMHHLINEYRPHQARETLRVMMEVQKRQRLETAERFQKHLERVVEMIQGCLASLPHDLPQTEGLSGAGDVARGVGIGGGLDARLKTEPMDVEEAGTSCMAVGPQQDKSMGGAAKKDRVLDKDAAMCSIIDEIA